Proteins from a genomic interval of Microbacterium esteraromaticum:
- a CDS encoding exonuclease domain-containing protein, whose translation MAFAVVDFETTGILPSYHHRVVEIGVTHVEDDGTISHRWETLINPERDLGPQRIHGIRAADVLDAPLFSDIAAEFADLLRGRVFAAHNAPFDLRFLEAEFERAGYWLDGGIPTVCTMGLGASFGLGASASLAHACDTHAIDLTRAHSAGADSHAAAQLLAHYQRTSTVWPGWEDYWQQTAHAGRSYRYPSGSRTGVVPKPRSEASLTAPSFLERISTEAVRETVDGAAAQYLALLDRCLLDGFLSPSERAQLADVATELGLDRASVEGLHHDYFVTLERRAWADGILTEDEKIDLATVGMLLEMDDETIAAATDDVAPAGDEEPTHEAFTLQPGALIVLTGEMTRPRSEWEAALQDRGFTCHPTVTKKVALVVAADPDSLSGKAKKARDYGIPIVGENWLHEFLR comes from the coding sequence ATGGCGTTCGCTGTCGTCGACTTTGAGACCACGGGTATCCTGCCCTCATATCACCACCGCGTCGTCGAGATCGGCGTCACCCACGTCGAGGATGACGGCACGATCTCGCACCGGTGGGAGACGCTGATCAACCCGGAGCGCGATCTCGGGCCGCAGCGCATCCACGGCATCCGCGCTGCCGACGTGCTCGACGCACCTCTCTTCAGCGACATCGCCGCCGAGTTCGCTGACCTGTTGCGCGGGCGCGTGTTCGCGGCCCACAACGCGCCCTTCGACCTGCGGTTCCTGGAAGCCGAGTTCGAACGTGCCGGGTACTGGCTCGACGGCGGCATCCCGACCGTGTGCACGATGGGGCTCGGCGCGAGCTTCGGGCTTGGGGCATCCGCATCACTCGCTCACGCCTGCGACACGCACGCCATCGACCTCACCCGGGCTCACAGTGCAGGCGCCGACTCCCACGCTGCCGCTCAGCTTCTCGCGCACTACCAGCGCACCAGCACCGTCTGGCCGGGCTGGGAAGACTACTGGCAGCAGACCGCCCACGCCGGCCGTTCGTACCGATACCCCTCCGGGTCTCGCACGGGTGTCGTGCCGAAGCCGCGCTCTGAAGCATCACTCACAGCGCCCAGCTTTCTCGAACGCATCTCGACCGAGGCCGTGCGAGAGACCGTCGACGGTGCGGCTGCGCAGTACCTGGCGCTGCTCGACCGCTGTCTGCTCGACGGCTTCCTGTCGCCGAGCGAGAGGGCACAACTCGCCGATGTCGCCACCGAGCTCGGCCTTGACCGGGCGAGCGTCGAGGGTCTGCACCACGACTACTTCGTCACGCTTGAACGTCGTGCCTGGGCAGACGGCATCCTCACCGAAGACGAGAAGATCGACCTCGCCACCGTGGGCATGCTGCTCGAGATGGATGATGAGACCATCGCCGCAGCAACGGATGACGTCGCACCCGCAGGTGATGAAGAACCCACCCATGAGGCGTTCACCTTGCAACCAGGCGCACTCATCGTGCTCACCGGTGAGATGACGCGTCCGCGCTCGGAGTGGGAAGCCGCACTGCAAGACCGCGGATTCACTTGCCATCCGACCGTGACCAAGAAAGTCGCGCTCGTCGTCGCCGCCGATCCAGACTCACTCTCCGGCAAGGCGAAGAAGGCGCGCGACTACGGCATCCCGATCGTCGGCGAGAACTGGTTGCACGAGTTCTTGCGCTAG
- a CDS encoding 5'-nucleotidase: MAYTLDNRLVIGVASSALFDLAESDAFFTEHGEVAYRKYQADNIDVTLNPGAAFGFIRKLLGLNNLRPGDPLVEVIILSRNDPSTGLRVMRSVEQHGLAISRAVFTQGEAPYTYIGAFSMSLFLSGQESSVRAAMSDGFPAGLVVDSSGRGSEDETVRVALDFDGVVASDEAERIYQSDGGLSAFQENEVAKRTVPLENGPLSEFLRDLNMIQEIERERTVSDKTYAPRLRVSIVTARNAPAHERAVNTLSEWGVTVNDAFFLGGIDKGTVLEVMRPDIYFDDQQSHLESTSKHAASVLIPYGVANERPQGESVSRLISTAPEMPEAGA, encoded by the coding sequence ATGGCATACACCCTCGATAACCGACTCGTCATCGGCGTTGCGTCCAGCGCATTGTTCGATCTCGCAGAATCTGACGCGTTCTTCACCGAGCATGGAGAAGTCGCGTATCGCAAGTACCAGGCCGACAACATCGACGTCACGCTCAACCCGGGAGCTGCCTTTGGGTTCATCCGCAAGCTTCTGGGGTTGAACAACTTGAGGCCTGGCGACCCGCTCGTCGAGGTCATCATCCTCTCGCGGAATGACCCATCTACGGGCCTGCGGGTCATGCGGTCGGTTGAGCAGCATGGCCTCGCCATCAGCCGCGCCGTCTTCACGCAAGGTGAAGCGCCCTACACGTACATCGGTGCTTTTTCAATGTCGCTATTTCTGTCCGGTCAGGAGTCGAGCGTGCGTGCTGCGATGTCCGACGGCTTTCCCGCCGGACTCGTGGTGGACTCGTCGGGCAGGGGCTCCGAGGACGAGACGGTGCGGGTTGCTCTGGACTTTGATGGCGTTGTCGCGAGCGACGAAGCGGAGCGCATCTACCAAAGTGATGGCGGCCTCTCCGCTTTCCAAGAGAACGAGGTTGCCAAGCGAACTGTGCCGCTTGAGAACGGACCGCTCAGCGAGTTCCTCCGAGATCTGAACATGATCCAGGAAATCGAGCGTGAGCGCACAGTCTCGGACAAGACTTATGCTCCGAGGTTGCGCGTCTCGATCGTGACTGCAAGAAATGCTCCCGCGCACGAGCGCGCCGTGAACACGCTTTCTGAGTGGGGCGTGACAGTGAACGACGCGTTCTTCCTCGGTGGGATCGACAAAGGAACCGTGCTTGAGGTGATGCGTCCTGACATCTACTTCGACGACCAGCAGAGTCATCTCGAGTCGACGTCGAAGCATGCCGCGAGCGTGCTCATCCCTTACGGCGTGGCGAATGAACGGCCGCAAGGTGAGTCAGTCTCCCGGCTCATCAGCACGGCTCCGGAGATGCCCGAGGCGGGTGCGTAA
- a CDS encoding restriction endonuclease subunit S, whose product MTPVGWDLTTWGEVVELRYGKALRDYRDGRGSVAVYGTNGPVGFTDVHQTKGPGVVVGRKGAYRGVHYAAQDFWVIDTAFYIAPKRPLDMRWAYYSLQLADINGLDSGSAIPSTTRESFAGLRAHVPPLPEQQAIAEVLGALDDKITANTALAATAAAVARLELRAAVRDDARELTVDEASVVLVRGITPRYLPDGEGTRVLNQKCVRDQVVSLGPSRWTDDSKVRAEKVLAVGDILVNSTGQGTLGRVARWTLPGQATVDSHITIVRPDPNVSDPTVIGQAVLAIEADIEALGEGSTGQTELSRVELGRARIRVPSGERANRVGQTLRALAASQDAVRAENATLAATRDALLPKLMSGKLRVRDAQKVAQEAGL is encoded by the coding sequence GTGACACCCGTGGGCTGGGATCTCACGACCTGGGGAGAGGTAGTCGAACTCCGGTACGGCAAGGCGCTACGCGATTACCGGGATGGGCGCGGATCCGTGGCCGTCTATGGCACAAATGGTCCGGTTGGCTTCACGGACGTTCATCAGACGAAGGGGCCCGGTGTGGTCGTTGGCCGCAAGGGAGCCTATCGCGGCGTCCACTACGCAGCGCAGGACTTCTGGGTCATCGACACTGCTTTTTACATCGCTCCGAAGCGACCCCTAGACATGCGCTGGGCGTACTACTCACTGCAGTTGGCGGATATCAACGGGTTGGACTCCGGATCAGCTATACCGTCAACGACTCGGGAGTCGTTCGCGGGACTTCGCGCACACGTTCCACCCCTCCCCGAGCAACAGGCAATCGCCGAGGTGCTGGGTGCCCTCGACGACAAGATCACCGCCAACACCGCCCTCGCCGCCACTGCCGCCGCCGTCGCCCGGCTTGAGTTGCGCGCCGCAGTCCGCGACGACGCCCGCGAGCTGACGGTCGACGAAGCTTCGGTCGTGCTCGTACGCGGGATCACGCCGCGCTATTTGCCTGATGGAGAAGGCACCCGGGTACTTAATCAAAAGTGCGTGCGGGATCAAGTGGTATCCCTGGGGCCGTCTCGATGGACAGACGACTCGAAGGTGAGGGCAGAGAAGGTCCTCGCAGTAGGCGATATCTTGGTCAACTCAACCGGCCAGGGAACCCTCGGGCGCGTTGCGCGCTGGACGCTCCCCGGTCAAGCAACCGTCGACTCCCACATTACGATCGTCAGACCTGACCCCAACGTGAGCGACCCGACGGTCATCGGGCAGGCAGTTCTCGCAATCGAAGCTGACATCGAAGCGCTGGGTGAGGGCAGCACGGGGCAGACTGAACTCAGCCGAGTCGAACTTGGGCGCGCTCGTATCAGAGTTCCCAGCGGTGAACGGGCGAATCGTGTCGGGCAGACCCTTCGCGCGCTGGCTGCAAGCCAGGATGCAGTCCGTGCCGAGAACGCTACCCTCGCCGCGACCCGCGACGCGCTGCTCCCGAAACTCATGTCCGGCAAGCTCCGCGTCCGCGATGCGCAAAAGGTTGCTCAGGAAGCGGGGCTGTGA
- a CDS encoding type I restriction-modification system subunit M — MPRTPKAAPTAPSSMKELKDTLWKAADKLRGSMDASQYKDVILGLVFLKYVSDAFDERCVGIRTELTADGYDDEQIAELIDDIDEYTGRGVFWVPANARWSFLAENAKGLGASMDAPEKPVGALIDEAMDAVMQANPQLSGTLPRIFNRDNVDQRRLGELVDLFNSARFAAQGQGGSEGRRARDLLGEVYEYFLEKFARAEGKRGGEFFTPPSVVRVLVELLQPTHGRVYDPACGSGGMFVQAEKFIDAHHGEGSDISVYGQELNERTWRLAKMNLAIHGLNGNLAPRWGDTFARDLHPDLQADFVMSNPPFNIKDWVRNEDDPRWRFGVPPAGNANYAWIQHILSKLAPGGQAGVVMANGSMSSNSGGEGKIRAEIVESDLVSCMVALPTQLFRSTGIPVCVWFFAKDKGKRAGEVLFIDARNLGHMVDRAERALSDEDIAKIADTFHAWRDTPVVARAQRDETPTDPASPVVERAQRDETLNPRSLSERSETKRAGYAEDPNSRSLSERSETKRTGYADIPGFCYSATLAEIKAADYALTPGRYVGAAEVEDDGEPIDEKLARLRAELESQFAESARLADSVREQLRRIS; from the coding sequence ATGCCCCGCACACCGAAGGCCGCACCGACCGCTCCGTCGAGCATGAAAGAGCTGAAGGACACGCTCTGGAAGGCGGCCGACAAGCTGCGCGGGTCGATGGACGCCTCGCAGTACAAGGACGTCATTCTTGGTCTCGTGTTCCTGAAGTATGTGTCGGATGCCTTCGATGAGCGCTGTGTCGGCATCCGCACGGAACTGACTGCCGATGGGTACGACGACGAGCAGATCGCCGAGCTCATCGACGACATCGATGAGTACACCGGGCGCGGCGTGTTCTGGGTGCCGGCGAACGCTCGCTGGTCGTTCTTGGCAGAGAACGCGAAGGGGCTGGGTGCGTCGATGGATGCGCCCGAGAAGCCGGTGGGTGCGTTGATCGACGAGGCGATGGATGCTGTCATGCAGGCGAATCCACAGCTGTCGGGCACGCTGCCGCGGATCTTCAACCGCGACAACGTCGATCAGCGACGGTTGGGTGAGCTCGTCGACCTGTTCAACTCGGCGCGGTTCGCGGCGCAGGGGCAGGGTGGCTCGGAGGGTAGGCGTGCGCGTGACCTGCTGGGGGAGGTGTACGAGTACTTCCTCGAGAAGTTCGCGCGGGCTGAAGGCAAGCGGGGTGGCGAGTTCTTCACGCCGCCGAGCGTGGTGCGGGTGCTGGTCGAGCTGCTGCAGCCGACCCATGGCCGGGTGTACGACCCGGCGTGTGGTTCGGGTGGCATGTTCGTGCAGGCCGAGAAGTTCATCGATGCGCACCACGGTGAAGGCAGCGACATCTCGGTGTACGGGCAGGAGCTCAACGAGCGCACCTGGCGTCTGGCGAAGATGAACCTGGCGATCCATGGTCTGAACGGCAATCTGGCGCCGCGGTGGGGCGATACGTTTGCTCGCGATTTGCACCCCGACCTGCAGGCGGATTTCGTGATGTCGAACCCGCCGTTCAACATCAAGGACTGGGTGCGCAACGAAGACGACCCGCGGTGGCGTTTCGGCGTGCCACCGGCGGGCAACGCGAACTATGCGTGGATTCAGCACATCCTGTCGAAGCTCGCCCCGGGCGGGCAGGCCGGTGTGGTGATGGCGAACGGGTCGATGTCGTCGAACTCGGGCGGCGAGGGCAAGATCCGTGCCGAGATCGTCGAGTCGGATCTGGTCTCGTGCATGGTGGCATTGCCGACGCAGCTGTTCCGTTCGACCGGGATTCCGGTGTGCGTGTGGTTCTTCGCGAAGGACAAGGGCAAGCGTGCCGGTGAGGTGCTGTTCATCGACGCCCGCAACCTCGGCCACATGGTCGACCGCGCCGAGCGCGCGCTGTCGGATGAAGACATCGCCAAGATCGCCGACACGTTCCACGCCTGGCGTGACACCCCGGTCGTTGCGCGAGCGCAGCGAGACGAAACGCCTACTGACCCCGCCTCCCCGGTCGTTGAGCGAGCGCAGCGAGATGAAACGCTCAACCCCCGGTCGTTGAGCGAGCGAAGCGAGACGAAACGCGCCGGTTACGCCGAGGATCCCAACTCCCGGTCGTTGAGCGAGCGAAGCGAGACGAAACGCACCGGTTACGCCGACATCCCCGGCTTCTGTTACTCCGCCACCCTCGCCGAGATCAAGGCCGCGGACTACGCCCTGACTCCCGGCCGCTACGTCGGCGCCGCCGAGGTCGAGGACGACGGTGAGCCAATCGACGAAAAGCTCGCTCGTCTGCGGGCGGAGCTGGAGTCCCAGTTCGCCGAATCCGCGCGCCTGGCGGATTCGGTGCGCGAGCAGTTGCGGCGTATCTCGTGA
- a CDS encoding DUF5677 domain-containing protein, with protein MNDARTAEDEPEEFRRQRAFLIETAPLLAEDFLRVARESRQARAEKDTAFAEDISHIWARGWTVVDAVINSMEQSAALMFPRAEIKDAHSDTREALLLLQCSSTLTLREIRELLRAGYLAGAAARWRALHETAVTAVVVAEGGAQIARRYLDHGIVTQFTRLEEFYRQPHPDAPSDEERAERMALVADLIRAHTLVDESLGFAKPYGWATPLMKRRRDGKYLEPTFTRLEELARQSNMRLLVQHGAHGHVHGDAGAVRTSVLRDGVELLAGPRTDEIPAVAVPTLRSIAVIAGATHMGFEPELNEFGRLICLTGAALTDLAMRGVDEFKSVHRTARLLF; from the coding sequence ATGAACGATGCGAGGACGGCAGAGGACGAGCCCGAGGAGTTCAGGCGACAGCGTGCCTTCTTGATCGAGACTGCACCGCTGCTCGCTGAGGACTTCCTACGTGTCGCGCGGGAGAGCCGTCAAGCCCGCGCAGAGAAGGACACGGCGTTTGCGGAGGATATCTCCCATATCTGGGCTCGCGGCTGGACCGTCGTCGACGCGGTTATCAACTCGATGGAGCAGAGCGCGGCGCTCATGTTTCCCCGTGCGGAGATCAAGGACGCTCATTCAGACACGCGCGAAGCTCTGCTACTCCTCCAATGTTCGTCGACGCTGACCCTAAGGGAGATTCGTGAACTTCTGCGCGCTGGCTACCTTGCGGGGGCGGCCGCTCGTTGGCGGGCGCTCCACGAGACTGCGGTGACAGCTGTTGTTGTGGCTGAAGGTGGCGCGCAGATCGCGAGGCGCTACCTAGACCACGGTATTGTCACCCAGTTCACACGACTGGAGGAGTTTTATCGGCAACCTCATCCGGACGCGCCATCAGACGAGGAGCGCGCCGAGCGGATGGCGCTTGTGGCCGATCTCATCCGAGCCCACACGCTGGTTGATGAGTCGCTGGGCTTTGCTAAGCCGTACGGCTGGGCGACGCCATTGATGAAGCGCAGGAGGGACGGGAAGTACCTGGAGCCGACCTTCACGCGACTCGAGGAACTCGCGCGGCAGTCCAATATGCGACTTCTCGTGCAACATGGTGCGCACGGACATGTGCATGGCGACGCGGGTGCGGTACGCACATCGGTTCTGCGTGACGGAGTCGAGCTCCTAGCTGGCCCGAGGACGGACGAGATCCCCGCGGTAGCTGTGCCGACCCTACGCTCCATCGCAGTCATCGCAGGGGCAACGCACATGGGGTTCGAACCGGAGCTCAATGAGTTCGGCCGGCTCATCTGTCTTACCGGCGCGGCCCTTACTGACCTTGCGATGCGCGGCGTCGACGAATTCAAGAGCGTCCATCGAACCGCCCGCCTGCTCTTCTAG
- the dnaB gene encoding replicative DNA helicase produces MSIADISDERLGASRAPERTPPHDLLAEQSALGGMLLSKDAVADVIETLKGADFYIPKHELIFEAILSLYSQGEPTDVVAVTDELIKTGELGRAGGADYLHTLTSIVPTAANAGYYAGIVAERSILRRLVDAGTRIVQLGYAGEGDATDLVNNAQAEIYSVTGAEAAEDYVPLTVAVDAAVEEIEAANGRDGTMTGIPTGFRELDELTNGLHGGQMIVVAARPAMGKALALDTPLATPTGWTTMGEVQVGDELFDADGRPTRVVAATEVMVDRPCFEVEFSDGTKIIADAQHQWTTETRASRRAGAGATATVTTEQMLATLTVGSDARANHSIRNAAPLRTAEVDLPVPPYALGAWLGDGHSAGARMTSETDGALKALGVLNDKHVPSIYLRASQEQRRELLDGVAGAVDSADVDGHARQFATTSARLADSVYELIVGLGYGCERTSRSDGASHEMEHLLTFVAVDDARRYVKAIRPIESVPVRCVEVDNADHLYLAGESMVPTHNSTLALDFARAASIGHNEPSIFFSLEMGKSEIAMRLLSAEGAIPLQNMRKGTLDPRDWTTVAATRGRINDAPLYIDDSPNMTLVEIRAKCRRLKQRAGLRLVVIDYLQLMTSGKRVESRQQEVSEFSRALKLLAKELQVPVIALSQLNRGAEQRSDKKPAISDLRESGSIEQDADMVILLHREAAYDKDVRPGEADLIVAKHRNGPTATLTVAFQGHYSRFMDMAPGGDFA; encoded by the coding sequence GTGTCGATCGCAGACATCTCAGATGAGCGACTGGGCGCTTCGCGCGCACCCGAGCGGACCCCTCCGCACGACCTGCTGGCCGAGCAGAGCGCACTGGGCGGCATGCTGCTGTCGAAGGACGCCGTTGCCGATGTGATCGAGACGCTCAAGGGTGCCGACTTCTACATCCCCAAGCATGAGCTGATCTTCGAGGCGATCCTGTCGCTGTACTCGCAGGGTGAGCCCACCGACGTCGTCGCCGTCACCGACGAGCTGATCAAGACGGGTGAGCTGGGTCGCGCAGGCGGCGCCGACTACCTGCATACGCTGACGTCGATCGTGCCGACGGCAGCCAACGCGGGTTACTACGCCGGTATCGTCGCCGAGCGGTCGATCCTGCGCCGTCTGGTCGACGCCGGAACGCGCATCGTGCAGCTCGGCTACGCGGGTGAGGGCGACGCGACCGACCTGGTCAACAACGCGCAGGCCGAGATCTACTCGGTCACCGGAGCCGAGGCTGCCGAAGACTACGTGCCGCTGACCGTCGCCGTCGACGCGGCCGTCGAAGAGATCGAGGCCGCCAACGGTCGCGACGGCACGATGACGGGCATCCCCACCGGGTTCCGCGAACTCGACGAGCTCACCAACGGCCTGCACGGCGGCCAGATGATCGTCGTCGCGGCGAGGCCCGCTATGGGTAAGGCTCTGGCGCTCGACACACCTCTCGCGACGCCGACGGGCTGGACCACGATGGGTGAGGTGCAGGTCGGCGACGAGCTGTTCGACGCTGACGGCCGCCCGACGCGGGTTGTTGCGGCGACCGAGGTGATGGTTGACCGACCGTGCTTCGAGGTCGAGTTCTCGGACGGAACGAAGATCATCGCTGATGCGCAGCACCAGTGGACCACTGAGACGCGCGCTTCGCGCCGCGCCGGGGCGGGAGCGACGGCGACCGTCACGACCGAGCAGATGCTCGCGACGCTGACAGTGGGATCGGATGCCCGCGCGAACCACTCGATCCGCAACGCTGCGCCCCTGCGCACCGCCGAGGTCGACCTGCCGGTTCCGCCCTACGCCCTGGGGGCGTGGCTGGGTGACGGCCACAGCGCCGGCGCACGGATGACCAGCGAGACTGACGGGGCACTCAAGGCTCTTGGCGTACTCAACGACAAGCATGTGCCGTCGATCTACCTGCGAGCATCGCAGGAGCAGCGCCGTGAGCTACTCGACGGCGTTGCGGGCGCGGTTGACTCGGCCGACGTCGACGGGCATGCCCGTCAGTTCGCGACGACGAGCGCGCGTCTTGCCGACTCCGTGTACGAGCTGATCGTCGGCCTCGGCTACGGATGCGAGCGAACCAGTCGTTCGGACGGTGCCTCGCATGAGATGGAACATCTGCTCACGTTCGTGGCCGTTGACGACGCTCGCCGGTACGTCAAGGCCATTCGCCCGATCGAGAGCGTGCCGGTGCGGTGCGTCGAGGTCGACAACGCCGACCACCTGTATCTGGCGGGCGAGTCGATGGTGCCGACGCACAACTCGACGCTGGCTCTGGATTTTGCGCGAGCGGCGTCGATTGGCCACAACGAGCCGTCGATCTTCTTCTCGCTCGAGATGGGCAAGAGCGAGATCGCTATGCGTCTGCTCAGCGCAGAGGGTGCCATCCCGCTGCAGAACATGCGCAAGGGAACGCTCGACCCGCGTGACTGGACGACCGTCGCCGCGACGCGTGGCCGCATCAACGATGCGCCCCTGTACATCGACGACAGCCCCAACATGACGCTCGTCGAGATTCGCGCCAAGTGTCGCCGGCTCAAGCAGCGCGCGGGTCTGCGTCTCGTCGTGATCGACTATCTGCAGCTGATGACGAGCGGTAAGCGCGTCGAGTCTCGTCAGCAGGAGGTGTCGGAGTTCTCGCGTGCGCTGAAGCTGCTCGCGAAAGAGCTTCAGGTGCCCGTGATCGCCCTGTCGCAGCTGAACCGTGGTGCCGAGCAGCGCTCAGACAAGAAGCCCGCGATCAGCGACCTGCGTGAGTCGGGCTCGATCGAGCAGGACGCCGACATGGTCATCTTGTTGCACCGTGAGGCCGCCTACGACAAGGACGTGCGCCCCGGCGAAGCCGACCTGATCGTCGCCAAGCACCGCAACGGCCCCACCGCGACCCTTACCGTCGCATTCCAGGGTCATTACTCGCGGTTCATGGACATGGCTCCGGGCGGGGACTTCGCTTGA
- a CDS encoding chaplin family protein, with product MRTFAKHALWGALIAGGITLLGASAAGAAETNGDDSLLGGTQILAPVTAPLEVVGNAVSVLGTSVVETVVPVTSESDATDPAPTQESAPAAEPAPADSAPADPTPSAQTSGAEGVGSGSQAVVDVDVPVTVVDNAVSVLGTSAVTTDPAPQPAPAEMPSEPASAVQTSGLGGVLSGTQALVSVNAPITVSGNAISVLGHSSVTQSHDSADMATPSDTTGDPVAPGLGAVTDGTDSILGGTQVIAPITTPVTVVGNAISVLGHSSVTGVNAGQSSGTAPIGAVTSGLGSLLGGSQVLLPITAPITIGGNAISVLGESTVTVPGTSTDPGTDPGTDPGTDPGTDPGTDPGTDPGTEPGAVASSGTSLPMVLGTTTGGETLAATGGSAVAPALVLLALSLLLMGSTLMRRAQRA from the coding sequence ATGCGCACTTTCGCTAAGCACGCCCTGTGGGGCGCGCTCATCGCCGGCGGCATCACGCTGCTCGGCGCATCCGCCGCCGGCGCGGCGGAGACCAACGGTGATGACAGCCTTCTCGGCGGCACTCAGATCCTGGCGCCGGTGACGGCACCGCTGGAGGTCGTCGGCAACGCCGTCTCGGTGCTCGGCACCAGCGTCGTCGAGACTGTCGTCCCCGTGACGTCGGAATCGGATGCCACCGACCCGGCCCCCACACAGGAATCCGCGCCGGCTGCTGAGCCCGCGCCCGCTGATTCCGCCCCTGCTGATCCCACGCCGTCCGCTCAGACCAGCGGTGCGGAGGGAGTAGGTTCGGGCAGCCAAGCCGTGGTCGACGTCGACGTACCGGTGACGGTGGTCGACAACGCGGTGAGCGTGCTCGGCACGTCAGCCGTGACGACCGATCCGGCACCGCAGCCGGCACCGGCGGAGATGCCGTCGGAGCCGGCATCCGCCGTGCAGACCTCGGGGCTGGGCGGTGTGCTCTCGGGCACGCAGGCCCTCGTGTCGGTGAACGCACCGATCACCGTGTCGGGCAATGCGATCTCGGTGCTCGGCCACAGCAGCGTCACGCAGTCGCACGACTCGGCTGACATGGCGACGCCTTCCGACACCACCGGGGATCCGGTCGCACCGGGCCTCGGAGCGGTCACGGATGGCACCGACAGCATCCTCGGCGGCACGCAGGTCATCGCTCCGATCACGACCCCGGTGACGGTGGTCGGCAATGCGATCTCGGTACTCGGCCACAGCAGCGTCACCGGTGTGAATGCGGGTCAGTCGAGCGGTACGGCACCGATCGGGGCGGTCACATCCGGACTCGGGTCGTTGCTCGGCGGTAGCCAGGTGCTGTTGCCCATCACAGCGCCGATCACGATCGGCGGCAACGCCATCTCGGTGCTGGGCGAGAGCACGGTAACGGTACCGGGAACGTCGACCGATCCCGGAACAGATCCAGGCACCGACCCCGGCACGGACCCGGGCACCGACCCCGGCACGGACCCGGGCACCGACCCCGGCACCGAGCCGGGCGCCGTCGCATCCTCCGGCACGTCCCTGCCGATGGTGCTGGGAACCACGACCGGCGGCGAGACGCTGGCGGCGACGGGCGGTTCGGCCGTCGCCCCGGCCCTGGTGCTGCTGGCCCTGTCGCTGCTGCTGATGGGTAGCACCCTGATGCGCCGCGCACAGCGCGCCTGA
- the rplI gene encoding 50S ribosomal protein L9 gives MAKLILTNEVAGLGSAGDVIEVKNGYARNYLIPQGYAVAWTRGGAKQVESIQAARKARAIHDLDEANHLKAKLEAGKVRLAVKAGGEGRLFGSVKPADVADAVAAEGLGSIDKRKVHIPAPIKVIGEHEATVRLHDDVTAVITLQVIAAK, from the coding sequence ATGGCAAAGCTGATTCTCACGAACGAGGTCGCCGGGCTCGGAAGCGCCGGAGACGTCATCGAGGTCAAGAACGGGTACGCCCGTAACTACCTCATCCCGCAGGGCTACGCCGTGGCGTGGACCCGTGGCGGCGCCAAGCAGGTCGAGTCGATCCAGGCGGCCCGCAAGGCCCGTGCGATCCACGACCTCGACGAGGCGAACCACCTCAAGGCGAAGCTCGAGGCCGGCAAGGTGCGCCTGGCCGTCAAGGCCGGTGGCGAGGGCCGTCTGTTCGGTTCGGTCAAGCCGGCCGACGTGGCCGACGCCGTTGCCGCTGAGGGCCTTGGCTCGATCGACAAGCGCAAGGTTCACATCCCGGCGCCGATCAAGGTCATCGGTGAGCACGAGGCGACCGTCCGTCTGCACGACGACGTCACCGCCGTGATCACGCTTCAGGTGATCGCCGCTAAGTAA
- the rpsR gene encoding 30S ribosomal protein S18: MAGKSSGDRRKPRKGGKPTAPAKSIRVGVIDYKDVATLRKFISERGKIRARRITGVSVQEQRLIAKAIKNAREMALLPYAGAGR; the protein is encoded by the coding sequence ATGGCTGGAAAGTCGAGCGGCGACCGCCGCAAGCCGCGGAAGGGTGGCAAGCCCACCGCTCCCGCGAAGTCGATCCGCGTGGGCGTCATTGACTACAAGGACGTCGCAACGCTTCGCAAGTTCATCTCGGAGCGTGGCAAGATCCGCGCCCGTCGTATCACCGGTGTCTCGGTGCAGGAGCAGCGTCTGATCGCCAAGGCGATCAAGAACGCACGCGAGATGGCGCTCCTGCCTTACGCCGGCGCTGGCCGCTAA
- a CDS encoding single-stranded DNA-binding protein: MAGETVITVVGNLTADPELRYTQNGLPVANFTIASTPRTFDRQANEWKDGEALFLRASVWRDFAEHVAGSLTKGMRVVAQGRLRQRSYQDREGNNRTAIELEVDEIGPSLRYATAQVTRAASSGGGQSRPQQPQQQVSEEPWSTPGSSSADAWSTPGSFGDDTPF; this comes from the coding sequence ATGGCCGGCGAAACCGTCATCACCGTGGTGGGCAACCTCACCGCAGACCCCGAACTGCGTTACACGCAGAACGGCCTGCCGGTGGCGAACTTCACCATCGCCTCGACGCCGCGGACGTTCGATCGTCAGGCCAACGAGTGGAAGGACGGCGAAGCGCTGTTCCTCCGCGCGTCGGTCTGGCGCGACTTCGCCGAGCACGTGGCGGGCTCGCTGACGAAGGGCATGCGTGTTGTCGCGCAGGGCCGTCTGCGTCAGCGTTCCTACCAGGATCGCGAAGGCAACAACCGCACGGCCATCGAGCTGGAGGTTGACGAGATCGGTCCGTCGCTGCGATACGCGACGGCACAGGTCACGCGGGCCGCATCATCGGGCGGTGGACAGTCGCGTCCGCAGCAGCCGCAGCAGCAGGTCTCGGAGGAGCCGTGGTCGACGCCCGGTTCGTCGAGCGCTGACGCGTGGAGCACTCCGGGCAGCTTCGGCGACGACACCCCGTTCTAA